Within Bacillus sp. Marseille-Q1617, the genomic segment CACCGTCTTGACGTTGACCCCGCTGATGATGAACAGCGAGATGCAGCTGATCAGAACGCAGGCAGCGAGCGCCAGGGTAACCGGATTCATATTGGGGTCGTTCATCATGATGATGGATGAGGAGGACCCCGAAGTTGAGGAACAGAGCTGCAAAGGAACTTACTCCTTTTTTTCCTCCAATCAGGACCATCAGAATGAAAAGGATGGCTGCCAGCCACCATTGTACAGTCATAACGCCGCCTTCTTTCGTTTCACAAAAAAGATGGAAGTGAAGATTGCAATCGGGATCGTCAGCACGATACCGATTCCCCCTGACAATGCCCTCGCCATTTCGAGTGAAAGGTTCATGGTAAGGGTGAACCCGAGCGGCGAAGCATTTTTGAAAAATAATATGAGCATCGGGATCGCCCCGCTGATATAGACGAAAAACAGGATATTGGTCATCGTGCCCATGATATCCCGTCCGATTTCAAACCCAGACTTCGTCAACGCCTTGACCTGGATGGCTGGATTCTTTTCATAGAGCCCGAAGATGGATGACGACAGGGTGATGGCTACATCCATGACCGCACCGAGGCAGCCTACCAATATCCCTGCCAGGAAAACCGCCTCATAGGGCCGGGTTAAAAATTGCATTTCCTCATAGCGGAGTCCATTGCCTGAGTTAAGCCTCACGACAACATAACTGATCAGGAGTGTAAGGAACGTTGTGATAAGGGTGGACACCACCGCCGCATAGGTTTTCTCATTGAAGCCATTTACGAATAACAGTGAGATGCCGGTGAATACAATGACGCCTAAGCTGCAAACGACCAGCAGGCTGATACCCTCGGTTTTAATGTAGGCATCCAGGGCGAACGACAGGATCACCGCGTTCACTCCAAGGGTGATCAGTGAGAACAGGCCCTGTTTCTTTCCAACAATCAGTAACAGAAGGATGAAGACCCACGCGATGATCATGAGGTACTTATCCCGTTTGACATCTTCGATCGCACCGGTCAGCGCATTGGGATTCTCTTGCTTCTTGTCGATCGAGACGAATAATTCGTTCCCGGGTTTATACGGCTGATCGTAGGCGCCTGATGATGAATATTCATTTGTTAATAGAATCGTCTTCCCTTTGTGTTCACCGTTTTTCACTATTGCCGAGATCTGCTGAGTATGACGCCGGTCTTTATTTCCGTTCATATCCTCCATCTCAGTCGTTTGTTCGACTTTTGCATTCTTCACTTCCGCAATGGGACGGTCATAAAACGCCTGATTATGATGGACGAAATAGAGCGAGCCGGCAAACAGGAAGCTGGTAAGGAAAAGGATGAATAAATGTATGTAAGACATGCTTTTAATTTTATTTACAAGTACATGCAACAAGTGTACCTCCGATGATTCAATTTGATTTATGGTTCTGCTTACTGGCACATTTTATTATTTCATAACCGGTTGGTAAATCAAAGCTAAGTTTAAAAGCCGGGGCTTTTAGATGAGGGCTTTTGCAGCAGGGGACATTGACAGTTTTTCCTTTTTAAAGATGGTGATTATGGTAAAATAAGGATATATAACTGTTCTGGTCTTGTAACAGAGAGGGGGAAGGGCTCCATGAAACCCATCTACATCATTTTTATAACGATTGG encodes:
- a CDS encoding YibE/F family protein, which gives rise to MHVLVNKIKSMSYIHLFILFLTSFLFAGSLYFVHHNQAFYDRPIAEVKNAKVEQTTEMEDMNGNKDRRHTQQISAIVKNGEHKGKTILLTNEYSSSGAYDQPYKPGNELFVSIDKKQENPNALTGAIEDVKRDKYLMIIAWVFILLLLIVGKKQGLFSLITLGVNAVILSFALDAYIKTEGISLLVVCSLGVIVFTGISLLFVNGFNEKTYAAVVSTLITTFLTLLISYVVVRLNSGNGLRYEEMQFLTRPYEAVFLAGILVGCLGAVMDVAITLSSSIFGLYEKNPAIQVKALTKSGFEIGRDIMGTMTNILFFVYISGAIPMLILFFKNASPLGFTLTMNLSLEMARALSGGIGIVLTIPIAIFTSIFFVKRKKAAL